In Lentimicrobiaceae bacterium, one genomic interval encodes:
- a CDS encoding DUF1573 domain-containing protein — protein MSKKIYYVLLLAVLVFITGCREKDSKTTLKITDNYRHYYPIITGQELDIMFELENTGENPFRLKDIVTSCGCITLKKSSIRVISPGKKGLLRMTYDSRKNIGYVKHYITLYGNFTTTDKIDIVFDVNVVPDAHYTRDYEELYLEKIKEQGGFKRFVEGDANRKGYYMTTEKDIILE, from the coding sequence ATGTCAAAGAAAATATACTACGTTCTACTACTGGCGGTACTTGTTTTCATAACAGGATGCCGTGAAAAAGACTCGAAAACTACCCTAAAAATCACTGACAATTATCGACACTATTATCCTATTATAACGGGACAAGAGTTGGATATTATGTTTGAGTTAGAGAACACGGGGGAGAACCCTTTCAGACTTAAAGATATAGTTACCTCGTGTGGATGTATAACGCTAAAAAAATCTTCGATCAGGGTTATATCGCCTGGGAAAAAGGGGCTGTTACGGATGACTTACGATAGCCGAAAAAACATAGGTTATGTCAAACACTACATCACTCTCTACGGCAATTTCACGACAACAGATAAAATAGATATTGTTTTCGATGTAAACGTGGTTCCAGATGCACACTACACCCGGGATTACGAAGAACTTTATCTGGAAAAGATAAAAGAACAAGGTGGTTTTAAAAGATTTGTCGAAGGTGATGCTAACAGAAAAGGCTACTACATGACGACAGAAAAAGATATAATCTTAGAGTAA